Sequence from the Streptomyces mobaraensis NBRC 13819 = DSM 40847 genome:
ACTGGATCCGGTGGCGTCCGAGCAGAGACCCGCAGCTCGACTCACTCTGAAACGATCAGCTGGAGAGAAGACGTTTCAAGGTCAGCGCGTGCATCACTTCCACCACGCCGACCACGATCAGCCAAATGCCCGTGAACACGGCGAGCGTGGTGATCGCGGAGAGCGGCCAGGCGATGACGATGCCACCGCCGACGGCCGCCAGGACGCCGAGGAAGATGCCCCAGCCGTTGGCGAGTTCGGCGCTGCTCACCGCCGTCGCGATGCCGTACAGCACCAGGCCGATGCCGATCCACAGGCTCAGCAGCAGTACGGAACCGCGCAGCGTGTTCCGGAAGCAGAACAGACCGAGCATGATCGACAACGCACCGGCGACGAGGTAGAGGACACGCATGCCGGTGGAGACGAACGTACCGAACGCCGTGATGATCTCCATGACGCCGCTGAGCACGAGAAAGATGCCGAACAGCACGCCCACCGCCATGAGTGTCTTGTGCGGCCAGGCCAGCGTCAGCACGCCGACCGCGAGGGCGGCCAGGCCCAGCACCAGTAGGGACACCCACGCCGCTTTGCCAAGTCTCTGCAGGTCGCGGGTGATACGCGGGACTTCGGAACCAGTCATAAGTGCATATTCGGCTTCTATGCCCGTTGGTGCACCCGCAGGAGTGACACTCCCCCCGAACGGTCGAGCCGAGTGGCCTGTACCGACGGCGCCGATGACAATGCCACCCCGGCGCGCGACCAGACG
This genomic interval carries:
- a CDS encoding HdeD family acid-resistance protein — protein: MTGSEVPRITRDLQRLGKAAWVSLLVLGLAALAVGVLTLAWPHKTLMAVGVLFGIFLVLSGVMEIITAFGTFVSTGMRVLYLVAGALSIMLGLFCFRNTLRGSVLLLSLWIGIGLVLYGIATAVSSAELANGWGIFLGVLAAVGGGIVIAWPLSAITTLAVFTGIWLIVVGVVEVMHALTLKRLLSS